One stretch of Hydrogenovibrio kuenenii DSM 12350 DNA includes these proteins:
- a CDS encoding TIR domain-containing protein, giving the protein MAVLLRIALGTAAAIAALAILNKKKKVFVSYYYDEDKHYKRLLNAWSANKRFELEFDDISTDVSIKSENKTYIRKRISEKIKACDIFVVFVGKESHEREWISWEINQAKTFNKKIVAIKEKRNYASPKPLLSSGATWVFGLNEKKIREAIEG; this is encoded by the coding sequence ATGGCAGTGCTTTTACGGATCGCTCTAGGAACTGCTGCAGCTATAGCTGCATTAGCTATATTAAATAAAAAGAAGAAAGTCTTTGTTAGCTATTATTATGATGAGGATAAACACTATAAAAGACTATTAAATGCTTGGAGTGCAAATAAACGGTTTGAGCTTGAGTTTGATGATATCTCTACTGACGTATCAATAAAAAGCGAAAATAAAACATATATACGAAAAAGAATATCTGAAAAAATCAAAGCATGTGACATATTTGTTGTTTTTGTTGGTAAAGAGTCACATGAGAGAGAATGGATTTCTTGGGAAATCAATCAAGCTAAAACATTTAACAAAAAAATAGTTGCCATCAAAGAAAAGCGTAACTATGCATCACCCAAACCACTTCTATCATCTGGGGCAACATGGGTTTTTGGATTAAACGA
- a CDS encoding DUF1643 domain-containing protein produces MKQTYLHRPNLTVTADFSAEEIPIFRYRLEARKDGASSKPRTVCAVMQNPSYASVEIADKSVQVLERVVFEKGLVEFNGIERLIVVNQFAFIQTNDFIGTDDQIGERNDQAIEKAIDESEIVLIAWGKDNGFVQRQERILEIVQGKKGKTLLQTSRHPSRVIYDGFIQPFHT; encoded by the coding sequence GTGAAACAAACATACTTGCATCGCCCAAATTTGACGGTAACTGCGGACTTTTCTGCGGAGGAAATTCCCATTTTCAGGTATCGCCTAGAAGCACGAAAGGATGGTGCTTCAAGCAAACCGAGAACTGTATGCGCCGTTATGCAAAACCCAAGCTATGCATCTGTTGAGATTGCTGACAAATCTGTCCAGGTGCTTGAGCGGGTGGTTTTTGAGAAGGGGTTGGTCGAATTCAACGGCATCGAACGCCTGATTGTTGTAAATCAATTTGCCTTTATTCAAACCAATGACTTTATTGGCACTGATGATCAGATTGGCGAAAGAAATGATCAAGCAATTGAAAAGGCGATTGATGAGTCAGAGATAGTCCTCATTGCTTGGGGCAAGGACAATGGCTTTGTTCAACGCCAGGAACGTATATTGGAAATAGTCCAAGGCAAGAAAGGAAAAACACTGCTCCAGACGAGCAGGCATCCTTCGAGGGTTATTTATGATGGTTTCATTCAACCATTCCACACCTAA